A region from the Leptospira venezuelensis genome encodes:
- the dusA gene encoding tRNA dihydrouridine(20/20a) synthase DusA: MSFEKKQPILYPVSVAPMMDWTDRHFRFFLRLITKHSLFYTEMVTTGAILRGDKHRFLRFSPEESPLSLQLGGDNPSQLAECAKIGEEYGYSEINLNVGCPSDKVQVGNFGACLMKDPNKVADCISEMDSKTSIPVTVKCRIGVRGKETLEDLHEFVRSVSSAGARRITIHARIAILEGLSPAQNRTVPPLRYEDVYAIKKSFPDLVIELNGGVRTISDIHSHLDKVDGVMIGRAAYENPFLFSDVDAEFFGAKPLNLSPREIFESMQEYVSSQTSEGEKPSRILKHLLGAFHEIRGARTYRRVLTEKMYSNPSPKLLLEALQSIPDEYLHRKFGNPKIETQEVGRIVV; encoded by the coding sequence ATGTCTTTCGAAAAAAAACAACCGATCTTATACCCCGTATCCGTTGCCCCAATGATGGACTGGACGGACAGGCATTTTCGTTTTTTCTTAAGACTGATCACTAAACATTCACTATTCTACACTGAAATGGTAACAACTGGTGCCATACTCAGAGGTGATAAACATAGATTTTTACGTTTTTCTCCGGAAGAATCCCCACTTTCTTTGCAGCTCGGCGGCGACAATCCTTCTCAACTTGCGGAATGTGCTAAGATCGGAGAAGAATACGGATATTCAGAGATCAATCTGAATGTGGGTTGTCCAAGTGATAAGGTTCAAGTAGGAAATTTCGGAGCCTGTCTAATGAAGGATCCAAATAAGGTCGCTGATTGTATTTCTGAAATGGATTCTAAAACTTCAATTCCTGTCACTGTGAAATGTCGGATTGGCGTTCGAGGAAAAGAAACATTAGAAGATTTGCATGAATTTGTGCGGTCTGTAAGCTCAGCAGGGGCGAGAAGGATCACAATACATGCAAGAATTGCAATATTAGAAGGTTTAAGTCCGGCCCAAAATAGAACTGTTCCTCCGTTACGATATGAAGATGTGTATGCTATCAAAAAAAGTTTTCCGGATCTTGTGATAGAATTGAACGGAGGAGTGAGGACTATCTCAGATATACACTCTCATTTAGATAAGGTGGATGGTGTAATGATAGGAAGAGCTGCCTACGAAAATCCTTTCTTATTCTCAGATGTGGATGCAGAATTTTTCGGAGCAAAGCCTTTAAATCTAAGTCCTAGAGAGATTTTTGAATCAATGCAGGAATATGTTTCTTCTCAAACTTCAGAAGGTGAAAAGCCGAGTCGTATCTTAAAACATTTGCTCGGAGCATTTCATGAGATTAGAGGCGCCCGCACTTATCGTAGAGTTCTCACGGAAAAAATGTATTCTAACCCGAGTCCTAAGTTACTTTTAGAAGCCTTGCAGTCTATCCCTGACGAATATCTGCATCGTAAATTCGGAAATCCGAAAATAGAGACCCAAGAGGTAGGCCGTATAGTGGTTTAA
- a CDS encoding MBL fold metallo-hydrolase → MDKIRTIDCGYVEAGLACAYLIVDGDRAIFVENNTNYAVPILLEALKEEGLTPEAVDYIIITHVHLDHAGGTGKLISLCPNATVLAHPKAAPHVIDPARLIKSSIQVYGEENYYKLYGEILPVPKDKVRTMADGEELNWQKRTFKFLHTRGHANHHFCIYDSLTNGIFTGDTFGIGYTLFRKGKDSLLFPSTTPTDFDPEEAILSVDKIIATGADKAYLTHFGVWEDIRSGATQMKEGLNVMKNVMISAEKTGLEGESLVAFCEGRVRSYLENQIRIRHLPFGEKEERFIGFDSQINAQGIAFKIERGRKNRK, encoded by the coding sequence TTGGATAAGATTCGGACTATAGATTGCGGATATGTGGAAGCTGGACTTGCCTGTGCTTACCTGATAGTGGATGGAGACAGAGCAATATTCGTAGAAAATAATACGAATTATGCTGTCCCTATTCTATTAGAAGCACTAAAAGAAGAAGGTCTTACTCCTGAAGCAGTAGATTATATTATTATCACTCATGTTCACTTGGATCATGCAGGTGGAACAGGAAAATTAATCTCTCTTTGTCCAAATGCAACCGTACTTGCCCATCCGAAAGCTGCACCTCATGTAATAGATCCTGCTCGTCTTATCAAGAGCTCGATCCAAGTATACGGAGAAGAGAATTACTACAAGTTATACGGTGAGATCCTCCCCGTTCCAAAAGATAAGGTCCGAACCATGGCTGACGGAGAGGAATTGAACTGGCAGAAAAGAACATTCAAATTTCTGCATACAAGAGGACATGCAAATCATCATTTTTGCATTTATGATTCATTGACAAATGGTATCTTTACGGGAGATACTTTCGGGATCGGATATACTTTGTTTAGAAAGGGAAAAGATTCTTTATTATTTCCATCTACCACGCCAACCGATTTTGATCCGGAAGAGGCTATACTATCAGTGGATAAGATAATCGCAACAGGTGCTGACAAAGCTTATCTCACACATTTTGGAGTTTGGGAAGATATCCGTTCGGGAGCTACTCAAATGAAAGAAGGTCTTAATGTTATGAAGAATGTTATGATCTCCGCTGAAAAGACAGGTTTGGAAGGAGAATCCTTGGTTGCCTTCTGTGAAGGTAGAGTCCGTTCTTATTTAGAAAACCAAATCCGTATTCGGCATCTTCCCTTTGGTGAAAAAGAGGAACGATTTATTGGCTTCGATTCACAAATCAATGCACAAGGGATTGCATTTAAGATAGAAAGGGGCAGGAAGAATAGGAAATAA
- a CDS encoding 7TM-DISM domain-containing protein — MSKASHWGEIYPLKGDWEFNWGNLYSPNTGYVDSGQYFPVPGIWREYSPQFTLQGHGSYRLKIHKSPEQKNLAIYIPRLPGIYSVYFGKRMVFANGINGTDRINTEFLAHPNAQIYLLDSLDTELIVNVSNYRGNFLKGGIRNPFLIGDIDALKFKVIQETIWETLLIAIIFSVGLYHLIFFASYRKDLVPLFFSLFCFLVAFYSFITSGLQYILIPELTLDLRIRMEYFCEACLVPSVYMILRTMYPKQFGARWMAILMSTMFIFVLSVFVLGEEELIYLYSFFMHLPPFYTLVLLAALGYAWWQKEDRARTVFLSGTILAVSMLNDVIWGLYEVYFLIPYSFPAALVGFIAFNSYIISIRFTKDLEKAETFAELQSKYNEQLRLNAEEKAKFATLVDQSMDKGFHSLIDQLESKESSDKSLSKLKNELNQTLSGVRDILDLMHHQGGKEELVEDEMRKFVLKNPLFSHSEIQTVSQFLRIDECLQVQRIFSDAVKIGARRSGESKIFWGKEGDSILLRLQATGISETKEEPSSLLEADLKVRAEKLGARFFLFSEPGKFEFELRLHS, encoded by the coding sequence ATGAGTAAGGCCAGTCACTGGGGTGAAATTTACCCACTGAAAGGTGATTGGGAATTTAATTGGGGCAATTTATATTCACCTAATACAGGTTATGTGGATAGTGGGCAATACTTTCCTGTCCCAGGAATTTGGAGAGAGTATTCTCCTCAATTTACACTACAGGGGCATGGTTCTTATAGATTAAAGATCCATAAATCTCCCGAACAAAAAAATCTTGCCATCTACATACCTAGATTACCCGGGATATACTCTGTATATTTTGGAAAAAGAATGGTCTTTGCTAATGGGATTAATGGAACAGATAGGATCAATACTGAGTTCTTAGCGCATCCTAATGCACAAATCTATCTCTTGGATTCCTTGGATACGGAACTGATCGTGAATGTTTCGAATTATAGGGGAAACTTTCTAAAAGGTGGGATCAGAAATCCATTCTTGATCGGAGATATAGATGCATTAAAATTTAAAGTAATCCAGGAGACGATCTGGGAAACACTTTTAATCGCGATTATTTTTTCAGTTGGTTTATACCATTTGATCTTCTTTGCATCCTATCGAAAGGATTTGGTGCCATTGTTCTTCTCTTTATTTTGCTTTTTAGTGGCCTTCTATTCTTTCATAACGTCCGGACTTCAATATATTCTAATACCTGAGCTCACTTTAGATTTGCGTATCAGAATGGAATATTTTTGTGAAGCATGCTTGGTCCCTTCTGTATATATGATCCTTAGGACAATGTATCCGAAACAATTCGGAGCTAGATGGATGGCGATCTTAATGAGCACGATGTTCATTTTCGTTCTTTCCGTTTTTGTATTAGGAGAAGAGGAACTTATCTACCTGTATTCCTTCTTCATGCATCTTCCTCCATTTTACACTTTAGTTCTATTGGCGGCATTAGGATACGCGTGGTGGCAAAAAGAAGACAGAGCTAGAACAGTATTTCTTTCCGGGACCATACTTGCAGTTTCGATGTTGAATGATGTGATATGGGGATTATACGAAGTATATTTTCTAATCCCTTATAGTTTTCCTGCAGCGCTTGTAGGATTTATAGCATTCAATTCTTATATTATATCAATAAGATTTACTAAAGATCTGGAGAAGGCGGAGACTTTCGCAGAACTACAATCTAAGTATAATGAACAGCTCAGACTAAACGCAGAAGAAAAAGCAAAGTTTGCCACCTTAGTGGACCAATCTATGGATAAGGGGTTTCATTCTCTGATAGATCAGCTGGAATCCAAAGAAAGTTCTGACAAATCTCTTTCTAAACTCAAAAACGAACTCAACCAAACTCTCTCCGGTGTTCGGGATATTCTGGACTTAATGCATCATCAGGGTGGAAAAGAAGAGTTGGTAGAAGATGAAATGAGAAAGTTCGTCTTAAAAAACCCGTTATTCTCTCATTCGGAGATCCAAACGGTATCTCAATTTTTGAGAATAGACGAATGCCTCCAAGTACAAAGGATCTTCTCCGACGCAGTAAAGATTGGAGCGAGAAGGTCCGGCGAATCCAAAATTTTCTGGGGAAAAGAAGGGGATTCCATATTACTCAGGTTACAGGCAACTGGAATCAGCGAAACAAAAGAAGAACCTTCTTCTCTTCTCGAAGCAGACCTAAAAGTGAGGGCGGAGAAGTTGGGAGCAAGATTTTTCCTATTCAGTGAGCCCGGAAAATTCGAATTCGAACTCAGATTGCATTCTTAG
- a CDS encoding cytochrome-c peroxidase, whose amino-acid sequence MKMKNTKILYMGLLLALVSACGPSEKTKQLMQDAKTSFGILPEKMPGSEKDTPARIALGEKLYFEKRLSINDSQSCSSCHGTLGKAAGVDNLPTSPGALGKNGDRNSPTSLNAGFHFVQFWDGRAADLKAQAKGPILNPVEMAMPSEAAVEKKLSEIAEYVDLFAKAFPDQDKKITYDNLAEAIAAFERTLITRDRFDEFQAGNHRALTSEEQKGLETFLSAGCIQCHNGPLLGGNSFRKLGQVNPYENTTDVGRSAVSKNDAEKYFFKVPSLRNIALTAPYFHDGKVATLPEAVKKMAYLQLGKELSTEEVDSIVSFLKALSDKNRSN is encoded by the coding sequence ATGAAAATGAAGAATACAAAAATACTCTACATGGGTCTACTTTTGGCCCTGGTCTCGGCATGCGGCCCATCCGAGAAAACAAAACAGCTCATGCAAGACGCGAAGACTTCCTTCGGAATCCTTCCGGAAAAAATGCCAGGGTCCGAAAAGGATACTCCGGCTAGGATTGCTTTAGGCGAAAAACTCTATTTCGAAAAACGTCTTTCTATCAATGACTCACAATCCTGCAGTTCCTGCCATGGGACTTTGGGAAAAGCTGCTGGGGTGGACAATCTTCCTACCTCTCCAGGCGCGCTCGGAAAGAATGGAGATCGGAATTCTCCTACATCACTGAATGCAGGATTCCATTTCGTTCAATTCTGGGACGGAAGAGCAGCTGACCTAAAGGCTCAGGCAAAAGGTCCGATCTTAAACCCAGTGGAAATGGCTATGCCTTCTGAAGCTGCAGTAGAGAAAAAACTCTCTGAAATCGCGGAATACGTGGATTTGTTTGCAAAAGCGTTCCCAGATCAGGACAAAAAAATCACTTATGACAATTTGGCAGAAGCGATTGCTGCGTTCGAAAGAACCTTGATTACCAGAGATCGTTTTGACGAGTTCCAGGCTGGAAACCATAGAGCTTTAACTTCTGAAGAACAGAAGGGACTGGAAACTTTTCTAAGCGCTGGATGTATCCAATGCCATAATGGGCCTCTTTTGGGAGGAAATAGCTTCCGTAAACTTGGACAGGTGAATCCTTACGAAAACACAACCGATGTTGGAAGATCTGCAGTGAGTAAGAACGATGCTGAAAAGTATTTCTTCAAAGTTCCGTCTCTTAGAAATATAGCCTTAACCGCCCCTTATTTCCATGATGGAAAGGTAGCCACCCTGCCAGAAGCGGTGAAAAAAATGGCATATTTGCAGCTTGGAAAAGAGCTTTCCACCGAAGAGGTTGATTCTATAGTATCTTTCCTGAAGGCATTATCGGATAAAAATCGGTCTAATTAA
- a CDS encoding citrate/2-methylcitrate synthase produces the protein MSDFVELKFGDQVHRLPLITGTDGDKGIDIRDLHTKTGLTSYDPGFFNTAYAQSKISRRDALTGDLQYRGYDVAELVHYSTFVETSYLLIYGDLPNEKQLKEFSMKLSKHSLIHEDMINLFDGFPGRAHPLAVLSVMVSSLSSYYQDEYEEYLDRGIDQAARLLAKIRTIAAFSYKKMIGQPFVYPVDRHPYCTNFLYMLFSIPSVKYQPSEEHDRILNQLWILYADHEQNVSNTTVQLIGSTQANIFASVSSAINALWGSREGGRQVAAVELIEDIIKSKLSVPEFFERMKKGEYQLHSTCFGHDAYKVKSKRSTIAQKLFIDFYKQKKLDPIAEIALQVDDFVSKDSFYLEKNLYPNLEFYSAILFHSLGIPKELFTAMQAIGKLPGWLAHWREQRIGVNASHKVRPRQIFTGETHRKYRQILER, from the coding sequence ATGAGCGATTTCGTAGAGTTGAAATTCGGAGACCAGGTTCACCGTCTTCCTTTAATCACCGGTACTGACGGGGATAAAGGAATCGATATTAGAGATTTACATACTAAGACGGGACTCACTTCTTACGATCCCGGTTTTTTTAATACAGCATATGCCCAGAGTAAAATTTCCAGAAGGGACGCTCTGACTGGAGATTTACAATACAGAGGATATGATGTCGCAGAATTAGTGCATTATTCCACTTTCGTAGAAACTAGCTACTTGCTGATTTATGGAGATCTTCCTAACGAAAAGCAGCTGAAAGAATTCTCGATGAAACTTTCTAAACATAGTTTGATCCACGAAGATATGATCAATCTATTCGATGGTTTTCCAGGTAGAGCCCACCCACTTGCAGTTCTTTCAGTAATGGTTTCTTCCTTATCTAGTTATTACCAAGACGAATACGAAGAATATCTGGACCGAGGCATCGACCAAGCAGCACGACTTCTCGCGAAGATCAGAACGATTGCTGCTTTTTCTTATAAGAAGATGATCGGCCAACCTTTCGTTTACCCGGTGGATCGTCATCCATACTGTACAAATTTCTTATATATGCTCTTCTCAATTCCTTCGGTTAAATACCAACCTTCCGAAGAGCATGATAGGATCTTAAACCAACTTTGGATCTTATACGCAGATCATGAGCAGAACGTTTCGAACACTACCGTTCAATTGATCGGATCCACTCAAGCAAATATATTCGCATCTGTTTCCTCTGCGATTAACGCACTTTGGGGTTCAAGAGAAGGTGGAAGACAGGTTGCTGCTGTAGAGTTAATCGAAGATATCATCAAATCCAAACTTTCCGTTCCGGAATTTTTCGAAAGGATGAAGAAAGGAGAATATCAACTTCATTCCACTTGTTTTGGTCACGACGCATACAAGGTAAAAAGCAAACGTTCGACTATCGCCCAAAAACTGTTTATAGATTTTTATAAACAGAAAAAGTTAGACCCAATTGCAGAAATAGCTCTCCAGGTAGACGATTTCGTAAGTAAAGACTCTTTCTATCTTGAAAAAAATCTGTATCCAAACCTAGAGTTCTATAGCGCGATCCTATTCCATAGTTTAGGAATTCCTAAAGAACTTTTCACCGCAATGCAGGCGATAGGTAAACTTCCTGGTTGGTTGGCTCACTGGAGAGAACAAAGGATTGGTGTGAACGCTTCTCATAAGGTTCGCCCACGTCAGATCTTTACAGGCGAGACACACAGAAAATACAGACAGATCTTAGAAAGATAA
- a CDS encoding AraC family transcriptional regulator translates to MEHLPGFFLHFWIQFGTALCLLLAAMELAKKRENAMPGGIFYLAIILALVESRLGLGLLPWAADHIWFWPAFFPAVWAVGPTLLLVSKNMVQFALDREIQIGKHFIPAILLLLGELIAYIILPAEEIREYIRNAMFGSKVDILTGVTIFGSIHQTVYSIFLWVLFRKASKETEIPLSSLVYTILIVVFTTIQLCWFGYFLKNQFLLAVGSSFQTLGIVLVFLFSSRYPNFFISLKSEIQQKRYERTQLNGLDLDQLHTRIKELVEADKIYKEESLKIQDFAEKLLVSPHQLSRILNETYGKNFNEFLNSFRVEEAKTLLLEDLERTVLSIAYDVGFNTKSTFNAQFLKITGMTPLEWRKKGSKL, encoded by the coding sequence TTGGAGCATCTGCCCGGTTTTTTTCTTCATTTTTGGATCCAATTTGGAACCGCACTTTGCCTACTTCTAGCAGCGATGGAGCTCGCCAAGAAAAGGGAAAATGCGATGCCAGGTGGGATTTTCTACCTAGCCATAATTTTAGCTCTGGTAGAGAGCCGATTGGGCTTAGGTCTGCTGCCATGGGCCGCAGATCATATCTGGTTTTGGCCAGCATTCTTTCCTGCAGTCTGGGCGGTCGGTCCTACATTACTTTTGGTCTCTAAGAATATGGTCCAATTTGCCTTAGACAGAGAGATTCAAATTGGAAAACATTTTATTCCGGCAATTCTACTCTTACTTGGTGAACTAATTGCTTATATCATTCTGCCCGCAGAAGAGATTAGAGAATATATTCGAAATGCAATGTTCGGTTCCAAGGTGGATATTCTTACTGGAGTCACGATCTTCGGTTCCATCCACCAAACTGTTTATTCCATATTTCTTTGGGTATTATTCAGAAAGGCTTCCAAAGAAACTGAGATCCCACTTTCTTCTCTAGTTTATACAATCCTAATTGTGGTGTTTACAACCATTCAGCTTTGTTGGTTCGGATATTTTTTGAAGAATCAGTTTTTATTAGCCGTGGGTTCTAGTTTTCAAACTTTGGGGATTGTTCTCGTATTTTTATTCTCTTCCAGGTATCCAAATTTTTTCATTTCTCTGAAGTCGGAGATCCAACAGAAAAGATACGAGAGGACCCAACTGAATGGATTGGATCTGGACCAACTTCATACTCGTATCAAAGAGTTGGTCGAGGCTGATAAAATATATAAAGAAGAAAGTCTGAAAATCCAAGACTTCGCTGAAAAACTTTTGGTCTCTCCTCATCAACTTTCCCGGATTTTAAACGAAACTTACGGCAAAAACTTCAATGAATTCCTAAATTCCTTTAGGGTAGAAGAGGCCAAAACTCTACTATTAGAGGACCTGGAGCGCACAGTTCTCTCTATCGCTTATGATGTTGGATTTAATACTAAGTCCACATTTAATGCACAGTTTTTGAAAATCACTGGAATGACTCCTTTAGAATGGAGAAAAAAGGGTAGCAAACTATAA
- a CDS encoding M24 family metallopeptidase has protein sequence MSRETYPKEELESYRKVQALAYEAVESVRKELYPGITEKEAAHKIDDYIRNAGGTSFFHYGFAWFGDRTAFRGFKRPLSLNYLRKGEGLLPHFGGKFQPSNRKLEEGMAVILDVAPTFAGRAADVGYAFSFGKNPEHDKALANLEEYRELILRRVLEERTLSEIYLEVDARIRASGYVNCHSIYPQGVLGHKVGRLPAYNFPGGRVNGFPFQTFAYLFPQMIKDLIPGVSGHSPLWGEASDFRAEPGLWAVEPHIGKIYSGSKESESFGAKWEEILVVTDSTAYWLDEDLPHVRLWKEKKKSKSSKPASKIKKQKEKVPA, from the coding sequence ATGTCCCGAGAAACATATCCTAAAGAAGAACTGGAATCTTACCGCAAAGTGCAAGCCTTGGCTTATGAAGCGGTGGAATCTGTGCGCAAGGAACTCTATCCAGGGATCACCGAAAAAGAAGCAGCTCACAAAATTGACGATTATATCCGAAATGCGGGAGGCACATCCTTCTTTCATTATGGGTTTGCATGGTTCGGGGACAGAACCGCATTCAGAGGATTCAAACGTCCACTTTCACTGAATTATTTAAGAAAGGGTGAAGGTTTACTTCCACACTTCGGCGGAAAATTCCAACCTTCCAATCGCAAATTAGAAGAAGGAATGGCGGTGATCCTAGACGTAGCTCCTACGTTTGCGGGAAGAGCGGCGGATGTTGGTTATGCATTCTCATTCGGAAAAAATCCCGAACATGATAAGGCATTAGCAAATTTAGAAGAATATAGAGAATTAATTTTAAGAAGGGTCTTAGAAGAAAGAACCTTATCTGAAATTTATTTGGAAGTAGATGCAAGGATCCGTGCATCCGGATACGTTAACTGCCATTCTATTTATCCTCAGGGGGTATTAGGTCATAAGGTAGGAAGACTTCCTGCTTATAATTTTCCAGGCGGAAGAGTGAATGGATTTCCATTCCAAACATTCGCATACTTATTCCCTCAAATGATAAAAGATCTGATCCCCGGAGTTTCAGGGCATTCTCCATTATGGGGAGAAGCCTCCGACTTCAGAGCGGAACCAGGACTCTGGGCTGTAGAACCTCATATCGGTAAAATATATTCGGGCTCGAAAGAATCGGAATCCTTCGGGGCAAAATGGGAAGAGATTTTAGTGGTTACTGACTCCACTGCTTATTGGTTGGATGAGGATCTTCCTCATGTTCGTCTCTGGAAAGAAAAGAAAAAATCTAAATCTTCCAAGCCGGCTTCCAAAATAAAGAAACAAAAAGAAAAAGTTCCGGCTTAA
- a CDS encoding metal-dependent hydrolase, translating into MSSEILQDKDFHFYPVRKPKFEFSENGTSRHWMDGSAYKTHILNTWTLFFPDGERFFIRSIQKFLPNIKDPRVLRNAKAFMGQEAQHAGEHKKTWKILEDQGFKIKAFTDFVNSFFVNFVEKIMSAKSCLAATAGAEHYTSLVATIGLQIKALDKAESEMKRLWEWHAAEEIEHKSAAYDVFLDISGNYLRRMITFLGVTIVFWAATFIGAEILLWQEGLTFKWKTRKDAFRFIFIDEKVFFHALGAFFRYFRPGFHPEQEDNLELSRIIFESPEHKYNSLDQMAQAFEARN; encoded by the coding sequence ATGAGCAGCGAAATATTACAGGATAAGGATTTTCATTTTTATCCCGTTAGAAAACCTAAATTCGAATTCAGCGAGAACGGCACCAGTAGACATTGGATGGACGGTTCCGCTTATAAAACCCATATTTTGAATACCTGGACACTATTCTTTCCGGATGGAGAAAGATTTTTTATCAGAAGTATCCAGAAATTTCTGCCAAATATCAAGGACCCAAGGGTTCTCCGAAATGCAAAAGCATTCATGGGCCAAGAAGCACAACATGCGGGAGAGCATAAAAAAACTTGGAAAATCCTAGAGGACCAGGGTTTTAAAATCAAAGCATTCACTGATTTTGTGAATTCTTTCTTTGTGAACTTTGTGGAAAAGATCATGTCAGCTAAGTCATGTTTGGCGGCAACAGCAGGTGCTGAACATTATACTTCTCTTGTTGCTACTATTGGTTTACAGATAAAAGCATTAGATAAGGCAGAATCAGAGATGAAACGTCTTTGGGAATGGCATGCGGCAGAAGAGATAGAACATAAATCCGCTGCTTACGATGTATTCTTGGATATTAGTGGAAATTATCTCAGAAGAATGATCACTTTCCTCGGGGTGACAATCGTATTCTGGGCAGCAACATTTATAGGCGCTGAAATTCTTCTTTGGCAAGAAGGATTAACTTTTAAGTGGAAAACTAGAAAAGATGCTTTCCGTTTTATCTTTATAGATGAAAAGGTCTTCTTCCATGCGCTGGGTGCATTCTTTAGATACTTCCGTCCAGGATTTCATCCGGAACAAGAAGATAATCTGGAATTGAGCAGGATAATCTTCGAATCTCCAGAGCATAAATACAATAGCCTGGACCAGATGGCTCAGGCTTTTGAAGCCCGAAATTAA
- a CDS encoding SDR family NAD(P)-dependent oxidoreductase: MSRLSGKNILITGASGGFGKELTKQLLKKGANLVLTDMKAPETKAEFYLENSKPVPGKILGSFAADLSSESGCEKAYKEAIKIQPKIDILVNNAGLAFGGRLLDVPMDKWKLILDVNLYAPIFLSRLFLPSMLERKYGQIVNLSSCAGITAPGELVYYSVSKFGIRALGEALDSGYRHQGIYTTNVYPFFANTNILHSQQFGTDKPKVVPSLIVDSPQMVVRAIVRGIERRKMHVFPGFTAKLLRFLTRLSPGFLRGMERLGQKFS, from the coding sequence ATGAGCAGACTAAGCGGGAAAAACATTTTGATCACCGGAGCAAGTGGTGGTTTCGGTAAAGAATTAACCAAACAATTATTAAAGAAAGGCGCTAATCTTGTGCTTACGGATATGAAAGCACCAGAAACCAAGGCAGAGTTTTATTTAGAAAATTCCAAACCAGTTCCAGGTAAAATACTCGGAAGTTTTGCAGCTGACTTAAGTAGCGAATCTGGTTGCGAAAAAGCTTATAAAGAAGCGATCAAGATCCAACCTAAGATTGATATCTTAGTAAATAACGCTGGCTTAGCGTTCGGTGGAAGACTATTGGATGTTCCAATGGACAAATGGAAATTAATCTTGGATGTAAACTTATACGCCCCAATCTTTCTTTCTCGTTTGTTCTTACCTTCAATGTTGGAAAGAAAATATGGACAGATCGTAAATCTATCTTCTTGCGCAGGAATCACTGCTCCTGGTGAATTAGTGTATTATTCTGTTTCTAAATTCGGGATCAGAGCCTTGGGTGAAGCATTAGATTCAGGTTATAGACACCAAGGAATATATACAACTAATGTGTATCCTTTCTTCGCAAATACTAATATTTTACATTCTCAACAATTCGGAACGGATAAACCTAAAGTAGTTCCTTCTTTGATCGTAGACAGTCCTCAAATGGTAGTCAGAGCCATAGTAAGAGGAATTGAAAGAAGAAAGATGCATGTCTTCCCAGGATTCACCGCGAAGTTACTGCGTTTCTTAACCAGACTGTCTCCTGGTTTCTTAAGAGGAATGGAAAGACTAGGACAAAAATTTTCTTAA
- a CDS encoding alpha/beta fold hydrolase gives MAATQLENGVKKERAEVFKETFVQNGDVSLYVKYNHTAKERPNRPTVLFVHGYPDDHRVWSYQMESLKEDYNVAALDLRGSGKSDKPKKQKAYNVRRIFEDLETVIRFIGNDKPVHLVAHDWGSLISWAFVADEQKSVWVKSYTAMGGPHPVLGRRSAFQMALSGNPLSLYKALSQLKRSWYILYFQIPFVPEWVWKTFSKFFWKYTMNTGGVPKNDTLRNKSKEEIVATTVSNVNLYRELLRGEKYPEPKHIKAPVQVLIPLKDFAIRPELYRLHERICDSYKEYTYDSNHWIQRTMPDMVSEKIREFVWEIG, from the coding sequence ATGGCGGCTACCCAACTGGAAAATGGAGTAAAAAAGGAAAGAGCGGAAGTTTTTAAAGAAACCTTCGTTCAGAATGGCGACGTTTCTTTGTATGTGAAGTACAATCATACGGCGAAAGAAAGACCGAACAGACCCACCGTTCTATTCGTTCATGGATATCCTGACGATCATAGGGTCTGGTCCTACCAGATGGAGTCCTTAAAAGAGGATTATAATGTGGCCGCTCTGGATCTAAGAGGTTCAGGAAAATCGGATAAACCTAAAAAACAAAAAGCATATAATGTTCGCAGAATATTCGAAGATCTTGAAACGGTCATCCGGTTTATCGGGAACGATAAACCGGTACATCTTGTTGCTCATGATTGGGGATCTTTGATTAGTTGGGCATTTGTTGCTGACGAACAAAAATCAGTTTGGGTAAAATCGTATACAGCGATGGGTGGACCTCATCCTGTACTTGGACGCAGAAGCGCTTTTCAAATGGCTCTTTCAGGAAATCCGCTATCTTTGTATAAGGCTCTTTCTCAGCTCAAAAGATCATGGTACATTTTATATTTCCAAATTCCGTTTGTGCCTGAATGGGTCTGGAAAACTTTCAGTAAATTTTTCTGGAAGTATACAATGAATACGGGTGGAGTTCCTAAGAATGATACGCTTAGAAATAAATCCAAAGAAGAGATTGTTGCGACTACTGTTTCCAATGTGAATTTATATAGAGAGTTGCTTAGAGGGGAGAAGTATCCGGAACCTAAACATATAAAGGCTCCGGTTCAAGTTCTAATTCCGCTTAAAGATTTTGCGATCCGACCGGAGTTATACAGACTTCATGAAAGGATCTGCGATTCTTATAAAGAATATACATATGATAGCAATCACTGGATCCAAAGAACAATGCCTGATATGGTGAGTGAAAAGATCAGAGAGTTTGTTTGGGAAATCGGTTGA